In one window of Solanum pennellii chromosome 2, SPENNV200 DNA:
- the LOC114075984 gene encoding uncharacterized protein LOC114075984: MVSASLGQTIALVMERVATTLGIDLIQRGQQETSRDVVTDMLKVNSIDVYALPDPGDTLLFVTPLVSKTFDILLPSNCEFWLRSVAVLGPIISSEGVEVDPSKIEAVNILPRPLDPTDIKSFLGMAGYYRGFVDEFASLASPFKP, translated from the exons ATGGTGAGTGCCTCATTGGGACAGACAATTGCTTTGGTTATGGAAAGAGTGGCCACAACGTTAGGAATTGACCTAATTCAAAG AGGTCAGCAAGAGACTTCTCGTGATGTGGTGACCGATATGTTGAAAGTcaattcaattgatgtatatgctttacctGATCCTGGTGACACCTTGttatttgttactcctttagtatCTAAAACGTTTGACATTTTGCTACCCAG caattgtgagttttggttgaggtcggtagCAGTTCTTGGTCctatcatctctagtgaaggtgtagaggttgatccaagcaAGATCGAAGCGGTGAATATTTTGCCTAGACCTTTGGATCCTACGGATATTAAGAGTTTCCTAGGGATGGCCGGTTATTATAGAGGGTTTGTTGACGAGTTTGCATCTCTTGCCTCTCCTTTTaaaccttga